ATGAGATTACTTTGTTGTTGAATGTAATGGATAAACCGGTTTTATCTTCAATGTCCCATAATTCTGCCATTAATGGAATATTTCCTCCGTGGGCATTTACAATAACAACCTTTTCAATATCCAAAAATTTTTTAGCCTGATTGAGAGTACTTATGACATTTTCTTTTAACACGTCAAGAGAAACATGAACTCCATGGTCAATTGTGTCCAGCTCGTAAGCTGGAAATATGATTCCTAAAAATTTGGCTCCTGTTAAGAGGGATGATTGAAAGGCAATGTGAGCTCCAATTTTGGCATCGGTATCAATAGGCAATGCCGGGCCATGATTTTCCAAGTGTGATCCCAGTGCTATAATTCCAACTTTGTGAACTCCAGGGTTTCTAATATTTCCTGCCCTATATCTTAATTCTGCCATAACATCACCATCATATTTCAAAGTTCCAGATGTCGTCGCCAACATAGTGTTTGGTTTCAACAGCTTTTCCAGAATCATTCGCAACCATTTCTTCGCCACTGATTAAACTTATGCCTATTGCTAACGGTTTTCCATGAGTTTCATCAATGATTAATACGATGTCTCCAGGTTCAACGCCTTGTGATGCTGCAACGATTCCAGGACTCATGATGTCTGCACCATTGCTTACAAATCTGATGGCTCCCATATCAACAGTAACTGTTTTGGCTTCAATATCTGTTTTGAGGGCTGCTTTAAGTGTAGGGAATGGTTTATCATCAATAATTATTATGTAAGGTTCGCCATCCACTAAAATGAATGAATTAGGTTCAGCTTCAAGTATTTCAACATTCTTTTTTCCTTGAAGTAAGTCTCCATATTCTCCTAATTCCGCTTTTATTTCTTTAATTTTCTTTTTTTTCAAGAAATTTCTTTTTTTAACTTTAATTGCCATGATATCCCATTTTATGTTATTGAATAATATTTGGTGTTTTAAATAAATAA
This Methanobrevibacter sp. DNA region includes the following protein-coding sequences:
- the arfB gene encoding 2-amino-5-formylamino-6-ribosylaminopyrimidin-4(3H)-one 5'-monophosphate deformylase, producing MAELRYRAGNIRNPGVHKVGIIALGSHLENHGPALPIDTDAKIGAHIAFQSSLLTGAKFLGIIFPAYELDTIDHGVHVSLDVLKENVISTLNQAKKFLDIEKVVIVNAHGGNIPLMAELWDIEDKTGLSITFNNKVISSEGPHGGSGELSMAKVLGIVNDDEVVNQANVDEYEEVGLHGFKQAREDDPNIEEGAKDVEENGVYVDEEYGNRLFNLAINSVIFDVEKLLDF
- a CDS encoding RNA-binding protein, with product MAIKVKKRNFLKKKKIKEIKAELGEYGDLLQGKKNVEILEAEPNSFILVDGEPYIIIIDDKPFPTLKAALKTDIEAKTVTVDMGAIRFVSNGADIMSPGIVAASQGVEPGDIVLIIDETHGKPLAIGISLISGEEMVANDSGKAVETKHYVGDDIWNFEI